The following are encoded in a window of Primulina eburnea isolate SZY01 chromosome 4, ASM2296580v1, whole genome shotgun sequence genomic DNA:
- the LOC140830828 gene encoding protein DJ-1 homolog A-like — MAALNLRHFTTLSPYLYSLAKRPRNLSYLRSLPISRSRTRSFSLSIMASAAKKVLVPVANGTEPLEAVVMIDVLRRAGADVTVASVEKQLRVDALHGVKLVADALISDCHDTAFDLISLPGGMPGAATLRDSKTLKSLVEKQSEEGRPYAAICAAPAVALGSWGLLKELKATCYPPFMDQLSSKVAVESRVQQDGKVVTSRGPGTAFEYAVVLVELLYGKEKADEVSKPLVLLSNHGDEYTFTEINAVKWTFNDSPKVLVPIANGSEEMEAVIIIDVLRRAKAEVVVASVEDKLEILASRNVKLVADVLLDEVISHSYDLVVLPGGLGGAESFAKSAKLVNLLKKRRESNKLYGAICASPAVVLEPHGLLKGKKATAFPALCHKLSDPSEIENRVVVDGNLITSRGPGTAMEFSLAIAEKFFGRDKALEVAKTMLFVQH, encoded by the exons ATGGCGGCTTTAAATTTACGCCACTTCACCACTTTGTCCCCCTATTTGTATTCTCTCGCAAAGCGACCCCGTAACTTATCATATTTACGCTCTCTCCCCATTTCTCGCAGTCGAACCAGAAGCTTCTCACTTTCGATCATGGCTTCCGCTGCTAAAAAG GTGTTGGTTCCTGTGGCGAATGGAACGGAGCCTCTGGAGGCGGTTGTGATGATAGATGTGCTGCGAAGAGCCGGCGCCGATGTGACGGTGGCTTCGGTGGAGAAGCAGCTACGCGTTGATGCTTTACACGGTGTCAAATTAGTCGCCGATGCTCTCATTTCGGATTGTCACGATACTGCTTTCGATCTGATATCTCTTCCC GGAGGAATGCCTGGTGCAGCCACTCTTAGGGATAGCAAAACTTTGAAAAGCTTGGTCGAAAAGCAGTCTGAAGAAGGTCGGCCATATGCTGCAATATGTGCTGCTCCTGCTGTTGCACTAGGGTCGTGGGGCCtgttgaaggagttgaag GCAACTTGCTATCCACCATTTATGGATCAATTATCATCCAAAGTTGCCGTTGAATCCAGAGTGCAGCAAGATGGCAAAGTTGTGACTAGTCGTGGACCTGGAACTGCATTCGAGTATGCTGTTGTGCTGGTTGAACTGTTATATGGGAAGGAAAAGGCTGATGAAGTTTCAAAGCCTCTG GTCTTGCTTAGCAATCATGGGGATGAATATACCTTTACTGAGATAAATGCAGTCAAATGGACGTTTAATGATTCTCCCAAG GTTCTTGTACCCATCGCTAATGGAAGTGAGGAGATGGAAGCTGTTATTATAATTGATGTACTCCGACGAGCAAAAGCTGAGGTGGTGGTGGCCTCTGTTGAAGACAAACTGGAAATTTTAGCTTCAAGGAATGTTAAACTAGTTGCTGATGTACTTCTAGATGAAGTCATAAGTCATTCATATGACCTTGTTGTTTTACCT GGGGGACTTGGTGGTGCTGAATCTTTTGCGAAGTCAGCGAAGCTGGTAAATTTGCTGAAGAAACGGAGAGAATCAAACAAATTATATGGAGCAATATGTGCTTCTCCAGCTGTGGTTCTTGAGCCTCACGGTTTGCTGAAG GGTAAGAAAGCTACCGCCTTTCCGGCTCTGTGCCACAAACTCTCGGACCCGAGTGAAATCGAAAACCGGGTGGTGGTTGATGGAAATCTGATCACTAGCAGAGGACCAGGAACTGCAATGGAGTTTTCGCTGGCTATTGCCGAAAAGTTTTTCGGAAGAGATAAAGCCCTCGAGGTTGCCAAGACCATGCTGTTTGTGCAGCACTAG
- the LOC140830829 gene encoding uncharacterized protein isoform X1, which produces MATIYVARSLRSTTAQSFATLLRRSCATLRPLVSASSNSHFLHLSPRFSARCFSTRRTASSLNDPNPNWSNRPPKETILLDGCDFEHWLVVVEKPEGEPTRDEIIDSYIKTLATVVGSEEEARMKIYSVSTRHYFAFGALVSEELSYKLKELPKVRWVLPDSYLDVKNKDYGGEPFINGVAVPYDPKYHEEWVRNNARANERNRRNDRPRNFDRSRNFERRGDMLMSNQSPVTNVGGPTGSMGGSQNMSAAPPPNEPNIGSQTNMHNYPNNMGGQSNYGGGTPPNYRAGMPPSNMGREPNYAGRESPLMGGGPTGNMGGSQNMSAPSPNEPSNGSQPNMHNYPNNMGGQSNYGGGTPPNSRAGMPPSNMGREPNYAGRESPLMGGGPTGNMGGSQNMSAPSPNEPSNGSQPNMHNYPNNMGGQSNYGGGTPPNYRAGMPPSNMGREPNYAGRESPLMGGQPNYMGGQPNYGGGAPPPNVGGQPNYGGGAPPPNIGGHPNYSGGMPPSNTGSYPPNNFRGVPNNAPNSQYAANNGGMPYQSGPGPSHNNFAPRTGSDPGQNDKSFTPDIGYSAGQNQNSAPNIRPPGPGHQNGYTPITGGGNPYQNQNLPGRDIPPPTNY; this is translated from the exons ATGGCCACTATCTATGTGGCTCGATCTCTGCGCTCCACCACCGCGCAATCATTCGCCACCCTTCTCCGCCGTTCCTGCGCCACCTTGCGCCCGCTTGTCTCCGCGTCGTCCAACTCCCATTTTCTCCACCTTTCTCCACGGTTTTCCGCCAGATGCTTCTCAACTAGACGGACCGCTTCTTCTCTCAACGATCCGAACCCTAACTGGTCGAACCGCCCGCCGAAGGAAACGATATTGCTCGATGGATGTGATTTCGAGCACTGGCTTGTGGTCGTGGAAAAGCCAGAAGGCGAGCCTACTAGAGATGAGATCATAGACAGTTACATCAAAACACTTGCTACGGTGGTTGGCAG CGAGGAAGAGGCTAGGATGAAAATATACTCAGTTTCTACTAGGCATTACTTTGCATTTGGAGCCCTTGTCTCGGAAGAACTTTCATACAAGTTAAAAG AATTGCCGAAAGTTAGATGGGTGCTACCCGATTCATACTTGGATGTGAAGAACAAGGATTACGGAG GAGAGCCTTTTATCAATGGAGTAGCTGTTCCCTATGATCCTAAATATCATGAAGAGTGGGTAAGGAACAATGCGAGGGCAAATGAAAGGAACAGGCGCAATGACAGGCCTAGAAACTTCGACAGGTCTAGAAATTTTGAGCGACGAGGAGACATGCTAATGAGTAATCAGAGCCCCGTAACCAATGTTGGAGGACCAACAGGTAGCATGGGAGGTTCTCAAAACATGTCTGCAGCACCACCACCTAATGAGCCCAATATTGGTTCACAAACGAACATGCACAACTATCCTAATAACATGGGAGGACAATCAAACTATGGGGGAGGCACGCCACCAAACTATAGGGCAGGGATGCCTCCTAGTAACATGGGAAGAGAGCCAAATTACGCCGGACGTGAATCTCCACTAATGGGAGGAGGGCCAACAGGTAACATGGGAGGTTCTCAAAACATGTCTGCACCATCACCTAATGAGCCCAGTAATGGTTCGCAACCGAACATGCACAACTATCCTAATAACATGGGAGGACAATCAAACTATGGGGGAGGCACGCCACCAAACTCTAGGGCAGGGATGCCTCCTAGTAACATGGGAAGAGAGCCAAATTACGCCGGACGTGAATCTCCACTAATGGGAGGAGGGCCAACAGGTAACATGGGAGGTTCTCAAAACATGTCTGCACCATCACCTAATGAGCCCAGTAATGGTTCGCAACCGAACATGCACAACTATCCTAATAACATGGGAGGACAATCAAACTATGGGGGAGGCACACCACCAAACTATAGGGCAGGGATGCCTCCTAGTAACATGGGAAGAGAGCCAAATTACGCCGGACGTGAATCTCCACTAATGGGAGGACAACCAAATTACATGGGCGGACAGCCGAACTACGGGGGAGGCGCACCTCCACCCAATGTCGGAGGGCAGCCGAACTACGGGGGAGGGGCACCTCCACCCAATATCGGAGGGCATCCAAACTACAGTGGAGGCATGCCTCCGAGCAACACAGGAAGCTATCCACCGAATAATTTCAGAGGAGTGCCCAATAATGCTCCAAACTCTCAGTATGCAGCTAACAACGGAGGAATGCCATATCAATCTGGTCCAGGACCAAGTCATAACAACTTCGCTCCTCGTACAGGATCTGATCCAGGACAAAATGATAAAAGTTTTACCCCTGATATTGGATACAGTGCTGGGCAAAATCAGAACTCTGCTCCAAATATCAGACCACCTGGTCCGGGACATCAGAATGGCTATACTCCAATCACAGGTGGTGGAAATCCTTACCAAAACCAGAATCTACCTGGAAGAGACATACCTCCGCCTACAAACTATTGA
- the LOC140830829 gene encoding uncharacterized protein isoform X2 has protein sequence MATIYVARSLRSTTAQSFATLLRRSCATLRPLVSASSNSHFLHLSPRFSARCFSTRRTASSLNDPNPNWSNRPPKETILLDGCDFEHWLVVVEKPEGEPTRDEIIDSYIKTLATVVGSEEEARMKIYSVSTRHYFAFGALVSEELSYKLKELPKVRWVLPDSYLDVKNKDYGGEPFINGVAVPYDPKYHEEWVRNNARANERNRRNDRPRNFDRSRNFERRGDMLMSNQSPVTNVGGPTGNMGGSQNMSAPSPNEPSNGSQPNMHNYPNNMGGQSNYGGGTPPNSRAGMPPSNMGREPNYAGRESPLMGGGPTGNMGGSQNMSAPSPNEPSNGSQPNMHNYPNNMGGQSNYGGGTPPNYRAGMPPSNMGREPNYAGRESPLMGGQPNYMGGQPNYGGGAPPPNVGGQPNYGGGAPPPNIGGHPNYSGGMPPSNTGSYPPNNFRGVPNNAPNSQYAANNGGMPYQSGPGPSHNNFAPRTGSDPGQNDKSFTPDIGYSAGQNQNSAPNIRPPGPGHQNGYTPITGGGNPYQNQNLPGRDIPPPTNY, from the exons ATGGCCACTATCTATGTGGCTCGATCTCTGCGCTCCACCACCGCGCAATCATTCGCCACCCTTCTCCGCCGTTCCTGCGCCACCTTGCGCCCGCTTGTCTCCGCGTCGTCCAACTCCCATTTTCTCCACCTTTCTCCACGGTTTTCCGCCAGATGCTTCTCAACTAGACGGACCGCTTCTTCTCTCAACGATCCGAACCCTAACTGGTCGAACCGCCCGCCGAAGGAAACGATATTGCTCGATGGATGTGATTTCGAGCACTGGCTTGTGGTCGTGGAAAAGCCAGAAGGCGAGCCTACTAGAGATGAGATCATAGACAGTTACATCAAAACACTTGCTACGGTGGTTGGCAG CGAGGAAGAGGCTAGGATGAAAATATACTCAGTTTCTACTAGGCATTACTTTGCATTTGGAGCCCTTGTCTCGGAAGAACTTTCATACAAGTTAAAAG AATTGCCGAAAGTTAGATGGGTGCTACCCGATTCATACTTGGATGTGAAGAACAAGGATTACGGAG GAGAGCCTTTTATCAATGGAGTAGCTGTTCCCTATGATCCTAAATATCATGAAGAGTGGGTAAGGAACAATGCGAGGGCAAATGAAAGGAACAGGCGCAATGACAGGCCTAGAAACTTCGACAGGTCTAGAAATTTTGAGCGACGAGGAGACATGCTAATGAGTAATCAGAGCCCCGTAACCAATGTTGGAGGACCAACAG GTAACATGGGAGGTTCTCAAAACATGTCTGCACCATCACCTAATGAGCCCAGTAATGGTTCGCAACCGAACATGCACAACTATCCTAATAACATGGGAGGACAATCAAACTATGGGGGAGGCACGCCACCAAACTCTAGGGCAGGGATGCCTCCTAGTAACATGGGAAGAGAGCCAAATTACGCCGGACGTGAATCTCCACTAATGGGAGGAGGGCCAACAGGTAACATGGGAGGTTCTCAAAACATGTCTGCACCATCACCTAATGAGCCCAGTAATGGTTCGCAACCGAACATGCACAACTATCCTAATAACATGGGAGGACAATCAAACTATGGGGGAGGCACACCACCAAACTATAGGGCAGGGATGCCTCCTAGTAACATGGGAAGAGAGCCAAATTACGCCGGACGTGAATCTCCACTAATGGGAGGACAACCAAATTACATGGGCGGACAGCCGAACTACGGGGGAGGCGCACCTCCACCCAATGTCGGAGGGCAGCCGAACTACGGGGGAGGGGCACCTCCACCCAATATCGGAGGGCATCCAAACTACAGTGGAGGCATGCCTCCGAGCAACACAGGAAGCTATCCACCGAATAATTTCAGAGGAGTGCCCAATAATGCTCCAAACTCTCAGTATGCAGCTAACAACGGAGGAATGCCATATCAATCTGGTCCAGGACCAAGTCATAACAACTTCGCTCCTCGTACAGGATCTGATCCAGGACAAAATGATAAAAGTTTTACCCCTGATATTGGATACAGTGCTGGGCAAAATCAGAACTCTGCTCCAAATATCAGACCACCTGGTCCGGGACATCAGAATGGCTATACTCCAATCACAGGTGGTGGAAATCCTTACCAAAACCAGAATCTACCTGGAAGAGACATACCTCCGCCTACAAACTATTGA